The Cololabis saira isolate AMF1-May2022 chromosome 5, fColSai1.1, whole genome shotgun sequence genome segment tgtgtgtgtgtacaatgatgaatgtgtgttgttttaAGCCACCTTGGGACCACAGGCTGCATTCTATTTCTGTATATTATTCATAGCAGCTTTGTACTGGAATGGAGACTAAATGTGAGTGGGTCTCAGAGAGGTCATTTATTGCTTTGAGGGGAAGAGGTTTTAAACCCCTGCAGGGAGAGGTGTAGCTGTAGTTTAACTTTGACAATGCAGAGACCATGTCATAACTATGAGATACACAATGGTTACCAGACACTGACGTGGCAGTTACTCTTAGACAAGAGAATTCATTACTCACATTTTACCCGTTTATTAGCAAGTTCATATGTTTCAGAAAGTCCTGCACAAGTTGCAGCAGCTGCTACAGATTTTTATAACTAAACATTTTCTTCCGTATCACTGACTCTAGAGGGATTCTATGAGTACTTTaaatttgcacataaaaaactgttttgtagTATATTTCCACTACTTCAgattaaagtaaagtaaaacaaaaaggaaGCAAAAACGTGTTCATCGTAGACTGTTATAACTTCAAAACTCACAGCGAATGCCATAGATCATGAGTGGGTCTAGCTGCTTCTTTCCATGTTTTCCCTGCCCAGAGAGATTTGACATGGCCTGGACCTCCCGGTGGAACAGGTAGTCCAACAGTGTCAGTGCCATTTTCTCTGCTGTGCGGCAATTTGTGCTGATATGAAGCATGTCAGCTGGAGACACGGGGCAACGAACTCGCATCTCTGGGTTGTTCTCATCTCCCAACCAGGTGCCACCTGGATAATCATCTAAAGAACGAAGCAACAAAGAAGAGCTCTTTGTCAAACAAGAGATATTTAGATATGGCTCTTTCAGCTCATCTATTAAAAACACTGTGATGTGGGACAGTTTGCAAAATATTCCCAGCTtgcatttggagaaaaaaagccaTATACACTATATCCCTTCTGTAAATGGTCTGACTCTCAGGTTGACAACTGCTACACTGGTGTAGCAGCTTAGTAATGGATGTAATACAATAGCACCCCCACGTGGCAGTACAAAAGAAGTGAGCCACTCAGGACAAAAATGTGATGTGGGTCAAATGCTTATACCATGTGTTAGCAGTTAACTGCACCAAATAAACAATGCATGAGACAAATGGTGCCATCTAGCTAATGCCGACTGCCACAAATCTATCATGGAACGGCATAGAAATGAATAATTGTTGCCTTTGAATATAACCAAGAACTTCCTCTTCACTGAAAATGAGTCAACCAACAATTAAACCCATACAAATACAATATGGGTTTCATTTAGGTTTTCAaagtttttggaaaaaaaatgagcAGTTCTTTTCTGGGCTCAGCCAGACACGCTCAAGAAAGCTACTGAAAATGTGAATAACCAAGCCGAGCCAACATGAATACAGTCGGAGacagaaataaaggaaaatgcaAGCAGTGCAATTATTTAGAGCTCTTAAAAAGATGCATGGTAGCAACCCATTATTAGAACGACCTTTTACAGTGTAGACGTGACTCAAAAGAAGCTTACTACTCCCCATACTTTATATGCACTGCTATTTTGCTACAAGCATCATGGATGATGTGACCGTTCTTGTGCTAAcaagtcacagaaaaatgaaaattgatCTCATACAGCAAAGTAAGGCTTGTtaacagaaagtaaaaaattTTCTTTTATCATACTGGTGCAGGTCATCACCAGCTAAAAGATATAAGATTCTCAAAACAGTAAACTTGTAGCTTTTCCTGATAATAGTGCTAATCAAGATCTGCCACTGTGcgtaatcttaaaaaaaaaaaaaaaaaaaaaaaaaagtaaaaacaaacatttcaatAATTCACGCATCCAGACTAAAAGGGAGCCCAAGGCATAACATATACACATGGACAGATTTGTTTGTGCCTTTCCATTAACGAAATACTGAATACtgactgaaataacttgaaactgatgAAAGTATTAATAGTTTGAATAAATTATTGAAAACTGATTAATGACAgacataaaataacaaaaaaatacaaactaaTGAAACTTTCTTGGATGAAAATAATAGGACCCtcaatttaatattttattgcacAACTCTAAGAGTCATTCTTcgatgttttagttgtgtgttttggatcattatCCTTTTGGGGGATGCATAACCTGCGACAAACACAAAGCTTTCTGACACTGTGCAGCACGCCGCTCCTGAATGCCTTGATAGTCTTGAGATTTAATTGAACCTGCACAGATTCTAGACATCCCGTACTAGACACATCAAGACAGCTCCAGAACACAACCGAGCCTCTTCCATGTTTCACAGTAGCTAGTCTTTTATTGAACGCTTAATTTTTGTGTCTGTGAACATAAAGATGATGTGACTTCCCAAAAAGCTTGTTTTGTTTCATCAATCTAAAGGACATTCTTCCAGAAGCTTTGCGGTTTGTAAATATGCTTCCAACAGTAGAGTTTCCCTTTGTTATTGCACTTAAACTTCCATTTGTCAATTTTGCTTAAATTATTGTTTATCATTACTTTtgccagtttcaagttatttcagtgacaaTTGTGGGCTTTTCTAAACAGTAAATTTGTCCGCGTCTGATATGTGTGCTTTTCTCTCTATATCAGACAGCAACATTGAGCCATACCTTCTGAATTGAGTGTGATGAGTGTGACATTCTGGCCATTTTGTACACTGTTTGATTGACCACCATTAGAAACAGTGTCACTGGCCTCTGAGCCACTGTCCTGTTCCTCCTGACTCTCTTCTGGGCCTGGCACCTTTACCAGTATTGTGTTCTGACGCCGCCTGGTGATGGTGCTGCaaacataaatactgtatgaaATATGCTGACGGAACCAGTcattctgtttttaaaaaacaaaaaacaaaaacagattcTGTATTTTATACTCCCACCTTGGCTAAAAAGTGGGTTAAGAAACTGAGTCAGCTATGTTCTGATCACACTCTGGCACTGATTATAAGGCATTGTGTTAGGACCGAGTTTTATTATACGGTTCTCTTTGAAAGGGAGCCACTGACTTGCTGAGAAGGTTCTCCAGCGGAGAGTCTTCTTGGGCCGAGACCTTTGGTTGCTCCCTGTTCACTATTACATTTGTCTGCGGCACAACACTGAAAGTAAAGATCAAGACAAACTGGTGATTAACAGGCAGAAAAAACAATTCCACAATAGAGATGCTTTAGATATAGAAAAAGCAAATTATTCAAGTGAGTCTTTAAAATGGCTAAAAGAACTGCATTGGCCATTTTAACTGACAGATTGAAGGGAAAAAGAATTCAAGGGGGAACCTTACCACCTCACTTTGTTCCAGGTCTGAGTGGCACCTTGTGGTGATCCCGCGACCATAGGAACTTGGATAGGACTCTTGGAAGGGGGTGCCATGCTGTCAAGTTTGCGTCCAATAGCTCTGCAAGTTGCATCCAAAGACTGCAGCTTGGATTCAATTACATCTAGGCGCTGGCTGACTGATCCAGAGAACGTCATTATAAGGTTCTGGAaagacaaacattaaaacaaatgcaTCCAGACTTTCAGAAATAGTGCATCGTTCACAATCAATACAGAGAGAACAGCAACATACATAATAGGTACCTTAATAATTGATAGATCCTGGTTGCCACTGTTATTCTCCGGGGTGTGGATtaatttcctctttttcttttgtggcCTTTCTTCCTCACCTTCATGATTGTCCAGTATGTCTGGCATGCAATTAATTAGAGAAAGCCTCAAAACCTTCAAAGGATTTCACTTAGGAATGTCAAAACAAAAAGATCCAAACTTGTTCAAAATGCTGGAGTACTGAGTTTTTTCGCTGAGGTCCATACACAATGTTcttagaattaaaaaaaaaaaaaaaagaagttacatagaacatattaaaataaaagaaagttaTTAATTTCATTTGATAAATGAGGATTTTTTTAAGAGATTAAATGTCTTTGATTCACAGATCAGCATTTGAAATGAGATACGGGTCAAGAAAAGGAGAACATGTCATTATCAAGCAATTCGCCACAGATCAGTTAGgatataaaggaaaaaaaaaaacaacacaatatGTTCTGGGATTATTTCAAAGAAATCTTACCAGTATGGTCATCATGGTCAAAGTCCTGTACTGTTATTTGGACAATGTCATCCAACCCTGGCTCAGACATTGTTTGCCACTGAAATAAGACAAGATAATATTCATTAACTGACAGGCTTCTTTAAGGTTTAGTACCCTAACACCAAGTAATAGTTTTTTTATATGTCATTATAAATCTACCATTGTTATGAGAGATTTTTGGCCCCCTCTTCTTAGCGATGTTCCTTTAGCTTATTGACGTTTGCAGGCATACATCCATGCACCGCTCTCTTAAGGTCCCACCAATACATTTTCAATAGGCTGATGTATCAGAATTGACGGGCACATTGCAAATCCatgattcttgtttttcttttttggccaGTTTGTTTTAAATTTGGTGGCTGATGTGCTTGAGATATTTGTCCCTTTGCATGACCCTGCTTCTGCCAAGCTTTAACAATTGCACAGGTGGCCTCACATTTGGTCtcactttggttttgtttgtccAAAGGACATTATTCCAGAAGTCTTGTGATGTGTTCAAATGCAACTTTACAAACCTAAACAGTGGGAACGtgctattttcttattttttttcttcttaaaaaatggaaaaaaaaggctttcaTCATGCAACCCTTTCAAGCAATACTAGTGCAATCTTTTCCtaattgttcttttgtgaaCTTTGACATATTGTCTGAGAGGTAGCGGCAGGCTTTTACTCCAATTCCTTTAAAAAATTACCAATTTGATCTTTCTGCAAAACTACAGTGAAAACTACACATGGGAAAGTTGTCAACTCTCGTCACTGGCCTTATAAATCTTCCCACATATAAGAGCGGTTACAGTTGCTTCTCcaagatcattgctgatgtaTTATCTGCTTGGCATTACATTTTCAAACAGCAACACTCTCAAAACAGCAAAATGCCAGACGTTCTGCTTATCAGAGGTGGCCACATTTGTTCATAATTATTATAAATCCATTTGATTAACAACTCCTGGTCCCATCTAATTCATACAGAAGCAGCAATGGTGTTATTAGTTTTTCCCCCACACTTTATAATTTTGGTTCAATTTTTGtcaaataatatatgtaatgtgTTTGTTCATCTGAGATTGTATTTACCTAAATTTATGACCCTGTAAAGTCAAGATGAAGTTTATTTATGACTTCAAATGTTAACATCTTAACTGAGGCTGtgtactttattattttattactatATGTTGTGACCTGCATTGTCAGGGCATTACATGAACGTTTATAAAAGAAAGTTTAAATTATTTCAAACTAcattctgcattttttttttaaacttgaaaaaaaatgttccttttgaccaaaacaaaacatgtctTTGGGCCAGGACATCATCAAACATAACCTGATTCAGTTACACAAAGTTGAATACACTAAATAAGTACACCATTAACACAGAAAgctgaattaataaaaatagattattaagtagatatataaaaaaaaatctttaacgTCATGAGGCGTAgtgttggaggaaaaaaaactaactttttaccataacttttatttgaaaaaaaaagttttggcaACAATAAGTTTTAAGATTTTACATTTCTTCACAAAAGTTGATACAATTTTGTTTGAATTTGTGTCCTTCAATTGCATGATTACCATACCCACTTTTTTCCACACATAACCACAGTCCAAGGCACTTTGTATACTTCAAACCGattttattctgtttacatACATTAAAAACATGACTGTGTTCAACATCTAATACAACCAAAATGTAGGTGATCTCAAAGGTATTAAGGGACTTTTTATTAGCTCATAAGCAGTTAAAGTCACTGcagaatggatagatggatgaatgaagcAGGGTTTCATTCGTCTTGGCTGTTGTtacacacaagaaaaaaaaggttacaaCCATCTACCCAACTACCATAATACACTTATTTCTTAGAAATGTATAGACTGAAGTGTGGCCATTATCAAATAGTGATTACACATTATTTTCTACAGTTGTGTAATGCAAATGAATGTGTGGCTGACTTGTCAAAATGCTTTTATAATTGTTGTCTGTGTATTTAACTATACAAGAACCACTGTGGAGGAAATGTTGGGCGATCTATAACACAAATGTCTCTGTCCATAGATCGCTTAATAATTTGCATAGTATAGGCAAAGTTGACTTTTGAATCCGGTAACCCACAATAGTTaattacaaacttttttttttccaaataaaggctattgtaaaaagaaaagaaaagaaaatgattgCCAAAGATAAACAAGATAAACAAAGACACAATCAAGTCCATAATCTAAAAAAACTGTAGTAATTTAGAATTACTTAattcagggttcctacacatttttcaaggtcaaattcaagcacctTTTAAACACTTTCAAGGgtaattttcaaaatcttcaagcaccttatcacTGGGGtgaaatatctacaggaatatactgtatatactcataattatattttccgctttttatcacaattaattacattgtatcgtgctgtaaacatctagttatgtttcatcttactgattttatttctccttgtaataactaaactatacagtccgataccaattttgtgaaagacagttataatttcaagcactttcaagcacttaaaactaaaattcaagcacttttcaggccttgaaaacacaacattgaaattcaagcactttcaaggatttcaagcacccgtaggaaccctgatatatatatatatatatatatatatatatatatatatatatatatatatatatatatatatactcataattgttttttccgcttttta includes the following:
- the banp gene encoding protein BANP; translation: MSEPGLDDIVQITVQDFDHDDHTDILDNHEGEEERPQKKKRKLIHTPENNSGNQDLSIIKNLIMTFSGSVSQRLDVIESKLQSLDATCRAIGRKLDSMAPPSKSPIQVPMVAGSPQGATQTWNKVRCVVPQTNVIVNREQPKVSAQEDSPLENLLSNTITRRRQNTILVKVPGPEESQEEQDSGSEASDTVSNGGQSNSVQNGQNVTLITLNSEDDYPGGTWLGDENNPEMRVRCPVSPADMLHISTNCRTAEKMALTLLDYLFHREVQAMSNLSGQGKHGKKQLDPLMIYGIRCHLFHKFGITESDWYRIKQSIDSKCRTAWRRKQRGQSLAVKSFSKRTARNSTGDEGIADEAAHIETATQQTLHYTLANQQVQFHRISEDGQVQVIPQGQLHIAQVPQGEEVQITQDSEGNLQIHQVHVGQDGQVLRGAQLIAVASADGGATTVEGSSLPPDIQVQYVQLAPVADHTAAVQAAELTPALPTDMEVKEAIQGAIHGDSGEVVQIVTSVAT